CTGATCTGTATATCTCGTGTATCATTTCGTGCCACTCTGGACCAACATCGTCTGTCACAACTGGCCAAAAACGCAAGTAGGGACTTAAacaaaattcaacatttgcaAAAGGCACTTTCTTGACTGCAGTGCAACGGCTGATGTAATGTAGGAGATCTGCATAGAGTGGAGCAATGATGTCCTGTTTCAAAGACTCATTCCAGTTTGCTTTCACACTTTGACCATCTTCCCTCCAAAGGCCTCTCCTAGCTGAATCTACCTCAAAGTTTCCATTGACATGTACAGGCAGTCCAGTTCTCCCTGGCAAGGGAAGTGAACAAAAGCTTGCTCCTTTAAAGTCCATGTACCTGGGTGGTAATGAGCGTGAGGTCTTTGTGCTCACATATGCAGCTATTGCTGCTTGGGGAAGTTTGTCTGAGAGTTTCATTTCAACACTGTCTTTGAATGAGCCAAACTGCTCTGCAATGATCCATTTACTTTGTCCCTTATCTGAGGTGGAAATCAAGGTTTCATAAAAAATCTTCTGTGGTGTTGCTGGAGTGTCAGACTGTAGTGCACTTTGCAGTTGCTTTGTAAAcgtctctttttcttctctgctcGTCTCTGCCAGACTCTTTTCAACCACAAAGATGGTTTTAAGTTTTCCTGAAGGTTCATTGATTTCATGGACTTTAATTTTGCAGATGTTCTTCAGAAAAAGAATGAGTCCTTCGGGGTCTTCAGACAGGGCAGAGCACAGTTCTCTCATGTCATGGTCAGTGACTTCTTGCTTCAATATGTTGGAGCCGTTTGCATTGGTACCCATCCTCAGAGGTAATCGGAACATGGTGCCCTTTTCAAGACAAAAGGTGTCTGGGAGATAAGACTTGTAGACATCAATGTACATTTTCTTGAATTCGTCAGCAAGGTTATAGCCAATGCCATACCGTGATTTGTCTGAATGTTTCTCAATGTATTTCTGATTGGGATCAAAAATGCAAAGTCTTTCATCTCCAGTTAGGATCGAAGGGCAGTCAGTCAGATGGTAAACAGAGTTGAAACCAACTCCATATTTTCCTATCTTCCCTGGGGAGTCGTGCTTTCCTCCTTCACCCAGCTGCTGAATGCCACGCAGGTCAGCATCAGAAAACACTTTGTCGTTGAACACACACAGCGATGGACCCTGCAGATTGTTCCATCTCTTCCCAAATGTCTTTTCTCTGCCATGCTGTCGTTTGTCCCAAATGAAGTGGATCTCTGTCGCCTCTGCATCATCAGCATTTTGAATTAGCTCCTTAAGAATGTCCTTCTTTGATGGATAAgctgaaattatgtttttaattcgAACAGTTAGTTGTTCCTGCTGTTCAAAATGGAAAGCATATGGTGAAAGGTTGTCATTGACGTAGTGTTCCAGAGTATGATGCCTGGTTGTTTCAATTCCAAAGTGACGAGCCATAGCACGGGAGATAGCCTCGTGACATAATGTGACATTTGAAGCGACTGGCATCCATGGGCTGTCATTGTACATCAACTCACTTGCAGGTTGTAAAACCCCATGCTGATTGGGTATCAGACAATCTCCTGATGTTTTCTCTTTGGCCTCATATATCCCTTTGGTTAATATTGTGTGACAAATGGATAGATCCCTCTTTGGCAGAGGCTTGTTTCCATGTTGAGAATGTAGTTCCTGGAGCACAGTTAGAAACTGATTAACTGTAAATTTCTTTTGAACACCTACACTTTTCCAGAGATCCCTGAAATTAGAGAAGGCAGATGGAAGTACATGGAGATAGGGCTTTGCTTCAAACTCTTCATTTTCAGCTACACATTTGACATTTACAAATGTGCTGCCAACAAGGATGAACGGGAATGAATTCGCTGACTGCGAAATGAAGGTGGCATTCCCATTGTCACCGATCCACTGATTTAGAAATTTGTAGCACTCACACGCTATTTTGTGAAGCACAGATGCATCCattgattttgattttttgcATACTTCTCGCAGCTGCTGAAGCACTGTCTGTGGCTCTGGACTGCTGCGAACTCCCAAAGTTTTTAGGACTGGATCAGTGTTGTGTATTTTCAGATTGGTATGATCCAGCACGGGTTGTGTCATGTTAACAAGTAGGGAGCAACTGTCACTGAAAACATCAATAGGCCTTTTAAGTGTTAAACTCCCTTTCATTTTTGTATCCCCAGGGGAATATGCTGGGAGAAATGCAGTCACCCTCAGTGTGTCCCAGTGATCAGAGTCTTCATGGTACATGTGATCCTTCATAAGTTCAAGAAGGCACTTTAAACACACATATGCTTTCTTTTTGTCAACACTCCAGGTCTGAGTCACTGTGGCTGCTCTCTCTATGATGTCTTCCAATGGAAGATAATCACTGGCCATTCCAAGCTCCAACAAGCGTTTGATCCTTTCTGGCGAACAAAAGTCCATTTTGGTACCGCCAAGCAAGCGTCCCTCTTCTGGTTCAAAAAGACAGGCTGCTCTCCCTGACGGATTCACAAGTTTCTTGATATACTGGAGCTGTCCGTCTGTTGTGGGTATGCATGGATAGCAGACCAGCAGACTGTCAAGTTCTTTGATATGAAGGTCAATGGCATGCAGCACAAGAGTATCTCTAGTCTTAGCGTCCATGGTACTGAGGTTTTTGAACACTGCTTCTTGATAAAATTTCTCCCAGTTCCATGTCCTGTTTTGTAGAACCTTTTCAAGGCCAGCTTGTTTGAAGCTATTTCTCAACCCCAGTGGAAGAGGAACAACATTGTTGGGtacttttgcatatttcttgCACACCTGTGCTGCAAGTGCACTGATGTCTTTCTCCTCTTCAATGCTTTCATGTAAAAATATGGCATTGTTCATTGAGCACCAACGTTCTCCATCACTAAACAGCTCTGGGCCAGTGGAGGGCTGAGCAACAGCCAAGTAAAACGCATCCACCACAGGCTTGAAAGTTTCACTCACTTTCTCCCTGTCAGGCCAAAAGGTGTGGTAAGAGTAAGCCGCCAGCTGAttgttttccaacattttctttaattccAAGAGAGCAGTAATATAGGCATTCACCACCGGATCCTGAAGAAGAGCTTTGTTccactcatttttcactccatTTTCCCACAGACCTTTTCGGTTGCTTGTCACAGCAAATGTTCCATTTATATTAACTGGAAGACCTGTTCGAATGGGAAGAGGAAGGAAGCAAAATGCCTGTCCAACAAGATCTGTTTGCATTGCTGACAATTTTCCAGTTTCTGGGTCATTTTGCAAAGGCACAGCAACCCCCCCGATGGGCAAAGAGAACTTGGCGTGCTTGTTTTCCTGAAGGGCCATTTTCAAGGACTGCTGTGTCCCAAAGCAGTTGTACAGGAGCCAGCTGTGGACTTCATTTACACCAGACTGCTGACTGGTTATCTGGACAAAGTTGATTGTGCGGCAGTTAATTACCTCTTTGCATTTACGATCAAGTTTCATCAGTGATTTCTCTGCCTGGCACTGTTTTGACACACTGCTTTCATCAGGAATTCTCCTTGTGCTCACAGTGGTTTTGGACACGGTTAGGATGGTTTCGATTTCGTCATCTCTTGGTGGAGTTGATGCActgtttgacatgttttgtaGAGATAATGTATTGATGTTCTTCAGAAAAAGTAGGTGAGTTTGTGAATTCTTAGTTAAGTGCTGCTGGAAAGCAATGATGTCGTGTTTTTGATACACGTTTGTGCTGATTTCTGACTTGAGAGCCTCCTCTTCACTTCGGAAAGGTAGTTTGATCAGAGTGCCTGGATAGGGTTTAGGAGGACTTTGTTTGGTGAAAGTACAGTCAAAAATGCGTTCATATGGTCCAAACTGACCAGGAAACCAATGAAAAACTCGCTTGAGAGAGAGATTCAGCTTGATTCCaggatttgttttgtatttgatGTGCTTTGTAAGGTGAGTTACATTCGGATCAAGAATGAGAAGATGGTTGCCACTAAGGATGGAGGGGATATCTGTCACGTGATACACCGTATTGAATCCAAGTCCAAACTTTCCGATTTTCTCCACTTTGCTTTCCTTTGAGGCAGACCCAACTCTGATAATGTTTTTCCAGTCTTCAGCTGTGAACTGCTGATCATTAAAAGCCCACAGACAAGGTCCCTGACAAAGAGCCATATCGGGGTCAATAAGACTTTCAGGGGCATCTTTGTGGACTCTGAAATCCACCAAGAATTTACAGGTCGCAGCTCCAGCATCCTCTGCATTTTGAATGAGCTCTTTGAAGATGTCACTGTCTTCATCATACTCTTTAAGAATGTTTTTGATCCTCATTGTTATTGGTTCAGATTGCCCACATTGCTCTATTGCCATTTCATATCCAGTGCCTACATCCTCTGGATTGAGAATGTAGGTACTGAGaaattgaattttcaaccaCTCTGCCGTTGCTTTTGGAATTTCTTCATGTATGACATACATTTCCTCTTCACTGTGCTGAAGTTCTTTCAGCCCATTTCTGCTTACATCACAGAAGATTGCTGCTGACCGTGGTTTAAGGGTAAACTGTTCACCCTCCATGATCACTGGCACTGGGATATCATCCAGAACTGGCTTCTGCTCTCTCCGCAGCCAGTTCAGAATTTCGACTGATGCTTTTATCTCAGAGGAACTTGCAAATGGCTGTTGCCTTGCTTCAATGGTCTGCTGGATCGAATGAAGAATGCCAAAAATGTCCTCATCTGAAAGAAATGCTCTCAGGCCAAACTTCTGGAGTAACTTCTTGTATGGCAAAAATTCTTTTGGCACTTTTCCAATGTAAGCACTCAGATCTAGATTACATGGGTAGTCAAGAACCAGGTCCTGTGGTGAAACAAACTGGTTGTGAGTCCACAGCCAGGGTGTCTCCTTGTCCATCGCTGCTGTGAATACAGAGATGTTttcctgcatgtgtttgtaaATGCTGTGCAACTTTCTTTTGAAATCCAAATTTGTATCAGGATCAGCCATTTTTTGTGCTTCTGATGCCAAGACTGACAAATTCTGAATCACTTTTTCAGGAGGGGGTAGGCGTTTTAGACCAAGCTTGTTGCAAACTCTGTCACTGATCTTTACCAGTGGCATTACATGTCCAACAATGTCCTCGTATGCAGAATGTCGTACTTCATCTGGGCAAAAGAAACAAGGACTCTGATATTCATCACTGAATTTGTCAGTACCAGGCTGATCACATGGGATCCACTTTAGCATTTTGAGCTGATGAAGCTGTTCATGAGAAAACTTTGACAGTAGATCATTAGCATCCAACATTTCCAAGAGAACTTGAGCTCTTTTGAGAGCCTCAGTTTGAGAGTCCACACACAGTTGGTCAACCTGTGCAGCAGCATGCAGCAAATGCTCAGGGGATATATCAGTTTCTCTATTTAGCAAACCAAGATCTGTTAGGCTTTCCAGCATCTGCAATGTATGAGTATACAAAGGTGGGGGGAAGAAATCTGACTCAAAGAGGACTTTAAAAGTTTGAATTCTTGGATCCAAAAAGCTTGCAGTCTTTTTGAGCTCTCCATTCACTGCAATGAACCTCAAGTtcttacatttgtttttcaaggACTGATTTTGAGAGAAAAGGATGTTACCATGCTGCAAAATCCAAGTCATTATATTCACAGTGTCTTCATTGCTGCAAGCCCCTTTCTCAATACAGTCAATGAGGACTTTGGCTGCTTCAGCTGTGTCCAAGAGATTAACACTCAGCAGCTGTAATAACCTGCGATCAGCCTCAGTTGCACACTGGATAACTGAGTCAGGCATGGGGAGCTCTGTTGGCACTGTTAGGCCAGAAATTAGAAGCACAGCTTGTTTTGATTGAGCTGCAACACAGATTCCTCCCATGGTGTGAAACAGGGGCAACTTTAAGAGTAAATCTTTCTCTCTGCCTGAGACAGAATCCAAATGAGAGAGATAATCTTTCAGTTCTTGTCCTGCTCTGTGAGATGTGCTCTTGAGTTCTGTGATGAGACGCTGAGAATTTAAATTCATGAGGACCTTCAGGACGCTCCTTGGAGATGGGCAGAGCACATAAGAGTCAAGGTCTTCATGTCTGAGCCACTCGTTTCCTCTCACCACTGTGCCACCTACTTTATTCACCAGCTGAACTATTTGGTCTGGCAAACTAATCTGCTTGCTTCTCTGAAAAATGAGGGTTGTGTTCTGTTGTAGCTTGGCTACTGGTACAGgctgactgacagacagaggACTCACTGGTATTAAAGGTATTTCAGTGAAAGGACTTAACTCATAGAAGTGAGTGTTGAGAAACTTCCAGAATTCTTGGAACCATTCTAACGGTGGATGCTGACTGTTGTCGTTGTCCCAGATAACATGCTCCGTCCTCGTCTGCTTCCACTCCTGTGGCAAATACCTTCTTGTATATTCAGCCACATGGTCTGCATCAATGTTGAGGACATTGAATAAATCTGAAAAGCAGGTTTTGAGaagaaaatctgtttaaatatatgtatgCAAAGTGCCAAAGCATGCAGATGGCACATGCTGACAACTCTGAAACCTCTATATTCTATTTAATGACTTACTTCTGCTGGCCAGTTCTTTCAGATGGGTACTGCAGGTGGAACTGAGGTCATGTGGGATGAAGAGATGTTTGCAGAATGGCAGCAAGACTCTGCACAAAAGATACGTTTGCTCAACAAGGACGTTTTcataaagtgaccacaaaaaaaaaaacagatattctTCTACAATCTGAATCCAGTCTAACAGAAATAAGGCAGTAGCAATTGGTAAATAATATACTGAAGCAAGTAAGCATGAGCCAATCACCACTAATGGATTTGTGAGAACAACTACTGACAGAATATATCATTTCAACAAATTAGAGTAAGTAAGTTTTCAGTGGTGAACCAATTATTCAGAGGCTTTGCTAAAGTACCAgtacactaaaataaaaatcctagttcagtaaaaatgtaaaaagtattAAGAGCAAGATGTGGGTAAAGTATTGATTTGGTCCCTCTGACagatttattattatacatGACAACATGTAAGGTGGTCTTTGGAGCTTGTTTGAACAACTCTGTGTACAGTTTTATGTACAGATAAATCTGAGAAGATTAACTAGAAAGGGAAGAAGAAAATACTAAATTTTGATAAACATATGTTTTGtgcttcagtcttttttttctaatctttgatttttgtaTCAGCTATTTTAACATTTGAACATTACCTGAAATGAAACTGTGTCAAATTTTTAGGGAGAAAAACTGTTTAGTGGAGCTGTTAACAACTCATAGGCATCTGTCATGTGACCCCAAACACAGTACTTTTGTAAGACTTGAGGAGCcaaaaaggtttaaaaacagTGGTTTAATTTGTATTGATGTGATGCACTGTAAAAAGCTTGTTATATTTTCCATTGTGCAAAATATTCAACTTAAAAGTAACTCAAATGTCAAACAAATATAGTGGAGCAGAAAGTACAACCCTAACCTTTGAAATGTAGTGCAGTGGAAGTATAAAGCAGCataaaatgttcagtaaatgtAATTGGTTACTTTTTGCcaccttttactttttttttttactttaagcGGACCGAAAGACACATTAGTATTGATTTGGACTTTATGTCCACATTTAGCTCTGCTGGTCCCCCCTAACAATGGAGGAAAGCGTTGAATTTAGCCATTATAAAGGTTTATTAGCAATATTTTACTTCAAATTAACTTGGATTTGTAAATAAGCAGCTGTTTCCTAACATGCTCACCATTTACTGTCctcaaatataacaaaaaaaaagttactaaTATTAATAGTCTACTAACAAAATTTCCTCCTCAAATCAAGATCTTCTGGCATG
This DNA window, taken from Amphiprion ocellaris isolate individual 3 ecotype Okinawa chromosome 11, ASM2253959v1, whole genome shotgun sequence, encodes the following:
- the si:dkeyp-118h9.7 gene encoding sacsin, which encodes MSQKTKKKARSSFGATAPPFIDYLKDILRRYPDGGQILKELIQNADDAQATDVVFIHDERSYGTESLWTDELGKYQGPALYAYNNAAFTEDDWEGIQRAGRSVKRNDPNKVGRFGIGFNSIYHTTDVPSIFSSGHLGVMDPQEKIFGERSGGFRWSLDDAEHQEALMNMHDQFQPFRDIVSLVSRQEWSKVVLEDQHFEGTIFRFPLRNEASEISDNLYDSNKVVELFDSFIADADLSLLFLKNVTSVSLIHINVDGAINTRLEVKSSVPTEVVLETEDESIVEGSTRFKLITLSSESHKATKWLLTTCTMKEGNIEDLDVLAKKLSFLPQVDLAFPCGEKRDSSDSRLSCFLPLPNNESNKTGLPVYVNACFGLTDNRRHIKWQEEDQKHDEHALWNELLMKEVLPQAYVMIIQDAIKLAQESHLAVSSVYDLWPDIAQVQHKDKWYAVALDVLQHLFRQNVALLSLAKDETKFIPPSEAVFPCNGPTSTDILSAIKRTLVSCGENLVTLPVSVARAIHEAYPHFATLKHVTPTLVRRILHRNGVHDIAKNDKLCLLEYVLGDGKYEELEGLQLLPLSDGSFRSFTDREEDTALIDSEEFPRVLLPFCKHLFIPHDLSSTCSTHLKELASRNLFNVLNIDADHVAEYTRRYLPQEWKQTRTEHVIWDNDNSQHPPLEWFQEFWKFLNTHFYELSPFTEIPLIPVSPLSVSQPVPVAKLQQNTTLIFQRSKQISLPDQIVQLVNKVGGTVVRGNEWLRHEDLDSYVLCPSPRSVLKVLMNLNSQRLITELKSTSHRAGQELKDYLSHLDSVSGREKDLLLKLPLFHTMGGICVAAQSKQAVLLISGLTVPTELPMPDSVIQCATEADRRLLQLLSVNLLDTAEAAKVLIDCIEKGACSNEDTVNIMTWILQHGNILFSQNQSLKNKCKNLRFIAVNGELKKTASFLDPRIQTFKVLFESDFFPPPLYTHTLQMLESLTDLGLLNRETDISPEHLLHAAAQVDQLCVDSQTEALKRAQVLLEMLDANDLLSKFSHEQLHQLKMLKWIPCDQPGTDKFSDEYQSPCFFCPDEVRHSAYEDIVGHVMPLVKISDRVCNKLGLKRLPPPEKVIQNLSVLASEAQKMADPDTNLDFKRKLHSIYKHMQENISVFTAAMDKETPWLWTHNQFVSPQDLVLDYPCNLDLSAYIGKVPKEFLPYKKLLQKFGLRAFLSDEDIFGILHSIQQTIEARQQPFASSSEIKASVEILNWLRREQKPVLDDIPVPVIMEGEQFTLKPRSAAIFCDVSRNGLKELQHSEEEMYVIHEEIPKATAEWLKIQFLSTYILNPEDVGTGYEMAIEQCGQSEPITMRIKNILKEYDEDSDIFKELIQNAEDAGAATCKFLVDFRVHKDAPESLIDPDMALCQGPCLWAFNDQQFTAEDWKNIIRVGSASKESKVEKIGKFGLGFNTVYHVTDIPSILSGNHLLILDPNVTHLTKHIKYKTNPGIKLNLSLKRVFHWFPGQFGPYERIFDCTFTKQSPPKPYPGTLIKLPFRSEEEALKSEISTNVYQKHDIIAFQQHLTKNSQTHLLFLKNINTLSLQNMSNSASTPPRDDEIETILTVSKTTVSTRRIPDESSVSKQCQAEKSLMKLDRKCKEVINCRTINFVQITSQQSGVNEVHSWLLYNCFGTQQSLKMALQENKHAKFSLPIGGVAVPLQNDPETGKLSAMQTDLVGQAFCFLPLPIRTGLPVNINGTFAVTSNRKGLWENGVKNEWNKALLQDPVVNAYITALLELKKMLENNQLAAYSYHTFWPDREKVSETFKPVVDAFYLAVAQPSTGPELFSDGERWCSMNNAIFLHESIEEEKDISALAAQVCKKYAKVPNNVVPLPLGLRNSFKQAGLEKVLQNRTWNWEKFYQEAVFKNLSTMDAKTRDTLVLHAIDLHIKELDSLLVCYPCIPTTDGQLQYIKKLVNPSGRAACLFEPEEGRLLGGTKMDFCSPERIKRLLELGMASDYLPLEDIIERAATVTQTWSVDKKKAYVCLKCLLELMKDHMYHEDSDHWDTLRVTAFLPAYSPGDTKMKGSLTLKRPIDVFSDSCSLLVNMTQPVLDHTNLKIHNTDPVLKTLGVRSSPEPQTVLQQLREVCKKSKSMDASVLHKIACECYKFLNQWIGDNGNATFISQSANSFPFILVGSTFVNVKCVAENEEFEAKPYLHVLPSAFSNFRDLWKSVGVQKKFTVNQFLTVLQELHSQHGNKPLPKRDLSICHTILTKGIYEAKEKTSGDCLIPNQHGVLQPASELMYNDSPWMPVASNVTLCHEAISRAMARHFGIETTRHHTLEHYVNDNLSPYAFHFEQQEQLTVRIKNIISAYPSKKDILKELIQNADDAEATEIHFIWDKRQHGREKTFGKRWNNLQGPSLCVFNDKVFSDADLRGIQQLGEGGKHDSPGKIGKYGVGFNSVYHLTDCPSILTGDERLCIFDPNQKYIEKHSDKSRYGIGYNLADEFKKMYIDVYKSYLPDTFCLEKGTMFRLPLRMGTNANGSNILKQEVTDHDMRELCSALSEDPEGLILFLKNICKIKVHEINEPSGKLKTIFVVEKSLAETSREEKETFTKQLQSALQSDTPATPQKIFYETLISTSDKGQSKWIIAEQFGSFKDSVEMKLSDKLPQAAIAAYVSTKTSRSLPPRYMDFKGASFCSLPLPGRTGLPVHVNGNFEVDSARRGLWREDGQSVKANWNESLKQDIIAPLYADLLHYISRCTAVKKVPFANVEFCLSPYLRFWPVVTDDVGPEWHEMIHEIYRSVKDKCLDVIPVLRTSTRETAGREIKEFSFDWCTVSEPESTEAPYLTHSKSDKINPILEDLGMKLVPFSTNMFKIWKSFKSAGIKVKDVSASSVRTFLRDKPLNDPIQTDEDLPLPITATLIRDETRCSELLSFCLEDSSLQKDTKDISSSFDGLPLLLTRDKVLRVFDSQSPKWISRYEGLFVGYEDQFADCKTNSEHIELLGTFNLVKTLTVDCAVKYLKPLIQQLLQTCDTDPNSGLHIPNETMLKWLKLLWRFLTSQIQLAAFSDGEQSLTLSHVRNLFSDCCIVPVVCPRLNNKHLLQTMKGMSSVIQNTLEKDISNILLKLGFMELDIVFFSKVDRLAPSLLNPELLDVRDKSSVLDQVYHLNHSEFSKLSGEEMSKFQNFLQSGVSNAKDSQEYKRKLKSLPIFETTHGGRVRIDGPKQVFVLKCMYSETFPDLFTLPDSNSIFLSNNPENCTLPQILKIPILNDLEYFMKFILPTVHKLTEKQILHCLRLMLSLQHQLNFSECRDIIISKMKEVRLIRSSQGRLEPASYYFDDSIELYKRMLPQERFIPERFWTELSGEVQYLMKPAKDLVRELGMRHVVSEDDIINFAHQLESEAKGNSRLEDLRRKSSLILREALNKVSRQSDKNKEEKLLQRIADIKFIFPVMIRKELCNYHQPFAAEGTTVNIRGSLIESDPKHQELIWSSMPIIDLPVSKSQKLLQMMENVGAHEKPPPSSVVLNMRNICQSPCKTGPLIKTRANVFRSAYAYLQANGFDGRPLTGLPVVLVEKDTELFKADDVCLSLPHDLEFRPYLYKIPPEYALFEKFFRKIGVKSEPTAAHYCNVLAAVYADSCEKSQLHAGQQKTVKRAVEQLFQCIKTQGIQTLVDSVQTLYLPAVDGKLHLSHTLYYNDTVFEIRRLEEALENKFLLLEKLDKCHLGTDVYEHHELLKLLPQSFQPKMLSLVTQERIVELHMQLCELGTGCEFRGWFDRHLSSRAFRHGLICLIREQSQGKVSQPEATAMCEKTFGGIQIICCKTLETTLWLDNQPLQKTASETEVFVHREQQGCIFYLKHNDDMAPKVLNEVNMTLTKEINSLLGNRIASHHLPVLGQFLMCDNIEDVQKALAKNGIRDTAESEGFPHDPPVPGTEIPQDWHDSLDMNILNNFEEGEYVGYSTDSNNDKYIYAVIVEVLSGQLGHLSQRYKIDIGEDEPVEVSYLDIYQFKREEKRKGKRVKPECMELELLEGAVPHSSQRSTSSLPGSLEEAKREIDKYLAEIWPLPEEERKKAIRRLYLRWHPDKNPDCKPLANEAFKYLLNRIEELSTGKSKGTSSGSSYSSGFSNFRNFYPQWNEEARHHRKGRERFFRGHHSYNFWTYNENIPRPNREEAERWCRQARCDLDAAYKETGKGSTEWCLFKVHQAVEKSLIAAEYKRKGQHPNSGSIEALANQVSHYSPLLRDLPQIVKKLKTLGVDPKKTQYPNHHPYPHIPNGRFRSENEMLALNEASELLRKVEEYVN